TATATTCCAGCTTCTGATTGACAGAACACACACGATCCAGGTAATCAGCAGTGAGTAATTTGGGGATAATTGGAAAACATGCAGGACCCTGGCTCTTGAGGACCAGGGTCGGCCATCCctaacatatatacacacaatataccACAATGTCATAACATTGTCACTACTCTGCTGAGAATGATCCCCTACCTACTTTCTGTGATCtctatattgtgttttttttgtcaacgAATACAGATACGGCAGCATCTTcaaggtccaggttcgattcatgcctcgggtctgtgtgtatagcgtttgcattttctccctgtgcgtggtgggttccctccaggtcttccagtttcctcccacagtccactaCAGGTTTTCTGGCATTCTTAAATTgccctatgtgtgtgtgtgtgtgtcttgtgatagattggtgtaccccgccttgtgccctaagtcttctgggatagggtccaggcccccatgatcctgtacagaataaagcaggaCCCCCCATGATCCtgcacaggataaagcaatatagaaTATGATGAGAAGAATAACAATACTTTTTCAAATGCATTCAATCATTGCATTTAGATTATGTACAGTAGAACATCTGCCATAGAAACCCCTGTGAAGGAGACACTACTACAGAAaatataatgcattaaaatgagTACATTAACCGAACCTATCAGTTGAATTACCGCCATCAGTACTGTCAGAGATATATTGTTGCAGAAAACTGATAACCTAACAGACTTGAGTGttcaacagcactgtggtataaTTCCGTTTACCTTACAGCACATTATGTTGCACTGCGGGGATTGCTTAATGATGGTCTTTTAATGGTCTGTATACATTGATAGATAGAATAAAGAGGTTATAATACAGTGTGAATGGAACAGGCAAAACTGTAAGTAattactactgtacagtatatactgtttgGTAAGTGTACTTAATAAACAGGCCACTGAGTGCATGCAATTTTGACCTACTGTTTAATCTCAGCTTTTCATGTAACCATGGCCCTGAAATGAACAATGACTAGATCTTGAGTTTTTGAAAAAGATCATAAGAGGGGGCCTAATAACACTCCTGATTATATGTAGGTGGCATGACTATACTTGAATGCACTCTATTCACTATTAGGAACAcaattttcatttcatgtttgtAGTGACATTTAGTTCTCAGACTCAGCCAGCAAATGAAAATAACTTGCTTATATCACATTTAATTGCAGCAACACAAAACTAATGggcataaatgtaaaatataaacaaggTAAGGTTTGTCTGCACTTTGcttttacagtaaaaacacaaaataagagAGAGTACTAATGTCGGCTGATAATAAAAGTATTTGCTTGGATgaacaaaagtattttatttaaaaatatgcaacCAGAAAAGACTACTATACTTTACCAAACTCAACAGTATGGTGAGAGGCTAAgtacactttttaaatgttaaatgtaatgaTAAATATGTGAAAAAAGCTTAAATTTACACAAGCTTCATTTAAAACACCATGTCCACTGATTCAGCGCATAGGACTTAtctcatttttttacattcttaaatactcaataatatattaaaaataggtACAATTCcctaaaaataaactgaaaaagcTAATCTAATCTTGACAGGCTTTGGCATGAAACCGCTCAAACCGTTCCTCTTCTAGTGTGTTTTATCTGGTATTCAAGGGTAAATATCGataggggcctgaagcctaacacaggagacttagagcacaagacggagtacaccctagacagggtgccaatccatcacagggcacacaaacacacaggcacccattacaggcaatttgcctaatctgcatatatctgaactgtgggaggaaacaggagtacccagaggaaacccaccaagcacagggagaacatgtaatcttcatgcacacagagccgtgaatcaaacccagaccctggaggtttaaggcgacagcgctaaccagtacaccaccgtgccgctcCACTCAAACCGgattggtaaaaaaaacagcatacagATGccttattttagaaaatagggtcaatggaaaaaaataaggaCAATAAATGTTTCGTGCAAGTAaagaataaaggaataaaaggCCATTtatgtgaattattattattattttatgaatggTACAGTATGAAGCTGTGTCTTGCATGAATGAATCCACAGCAGACTCAGAAAATTGGGCTTAACAGAGGGACTCTAATTACCTTTTAACACAATGTTAAGATCTGAGGAGAAATTCCTTTAAAAGTACATGCACAGTAATAGATTCTAAAACGAGACGGTTCAGTTTGTACCTCAAATAATgcttttatattgtattatatgtattattatattgcaTTCATGATTTTAACAATAAGCATGTATACTATTTAAAGTATCTAGTTTAATGATGGTACAAAATTAATGTCAAAAGAGCCCCAGTGACTTTGTAGTTCCGAAGGGTTCCAATGAAAAATCCTAGAGCTGCTTCTTCTCACTTGCATGGCATGGTGAAAAGTGATATTTGAACAGAATAGAATATAACATGATAATTAATCATTCCAATCTGTAATTTTAGAGCAGTAAAAATACAGAATACAGGGTGTGCCGTGCTTTATGCCCAAGTCTCATGGGATGGACTACAGGATCCCGTGACCAtttacaggataagcggtatagaaaatgaatgaataaataaatggataaatgaatgaataaatgaatgaataaataaataaatgaatgaaaatgcaGATGATGACCATTTAAGAGTGAAAGTGGAGGCTCTGTTTCGCTGTGCAGCACTTTTTGAAGACATGTTTTTGGGTCACTGTCAAAATTATTCTGACTGATCACCTTTAGGCTACGATAAAACGTCCTATCCAGGATCACCATACACAGGGCACAAGGGCTCACTGGATGGAAAGGATGTAAATCATGTGCTCTGACCTTTACAGTAAATAGATCTCAATGCTCTTGAACACACGTGGAATTTTGGCCTCCCTACCGTGTTCTACCACTAGCACCAGAACACCAGCAATTCAGATAATTGGTACTCATGTCTCCAGGACAGTTTCAGAAATATGATTCTGTGTCAAAGTGTATTAAAGCTGTTTTGGTGCCTATGTTGTCCcaacactatactgtacatacattgtACAAATTGTCCCTTTCATCAGTTAGATTGAATCTTTTTATCCTCAAGTGTGATATAAAAGAGTGCCTGGTATAAAGGTATTATATAAGGTTGAATATTTTGTAGGTGcactatgtgaaaaagaaactaTAATTACAATGTTTGGAATTTAGCCTTAGGGGAGACCTTGACTTGGTtgattttctattaatttccCCATCACTGAGTGGTGTTATTtctgttaatattttattactgcTATCATGTAGAAAATTATAATGGTTCTGGAAAATTATGCAGAGTCAGTCCAAATGATTTAAGcgaagaagttttttttttctaatctaaAGGAGATCTCTGGGGCATTCTGTAAGTGGgtcctatacagtatatacaatttAGAAAGGTGATTTTTGAACTACTCACTATGATTTAAGTAAGCCGTGTCAAAAGGCTTTACTGAATTAGAAAGTACAGAAACACAACCCATTTTTTGAACAAGAGGTTTATTTGTGTCATTACATCCATCATGGAGGCAGTTTAATGTGATAAAATTCAAGTGGAAATGAGACTGAATGGGATTAAGTATGTGGTATAGTGGTACTTGTAAGGTGCTGGCAATTCTAATGATAAGTCACACAAAGAGCAATCTGTGCAGTCTAGATAAGCAGGCTAGTTACCTATGTTGCTTAATTACACTGTCCATCATAGATTCTGGAAAGGAAAGCTTTGTGTACATGGGAATGAATAGGATATTGTGTCAAAACTAAATACCGTTATTGTACTTCTTGTTATGTCTCCTTTTTTCTAAAGCTCTTAAGTGCTATTGAAGATATTTTGAATTAACTAATTGTTAATTTGTTTAGAAATCCAGCTTCAGTAACATCCATGCAGTGGAGGGTTGCAGTGGTTCTGGAGCATATCCTGGGAATACTGGGCGTACCATGCTGGATGACAAGCAAGTTCATCATCTTGCACACACAACTGCACATTTACTCAGGCCTTTTGGGAAGTGggtggaaaccggagaacccagaagaaaacacatgaggaggacatgcaaactctaaGAAGTTAGCTGGGATTAAATCTGGGATTTTGAATCTGGGATTTTGAGGCTGTGAGTTGGCAACACTAACTGCCATAAACCCTATATGCTGTATAACATGCTATAATACAAGCTATATGCTTTGTCAAATTAAAAATCACTAGAAATTAGGTTTGTTTGTAATATAtatgttttgtaaataatgGACAGTAATCTCTATATGCAATAAGGGCTGTagatttaaaactaattatcTGTTGTGGTTGTCAATACAGGATGAAGATGGCCTGCTGTGAGCAACAGTTAATATGGATACATGTTCATTTAGCTAATTATGttgaaaatattgtttattgatgttttgttccttattttaattatgcattGTTTCACAAAGGCAAGATATATGAAAAcaatacttttttattaacagcacaacaaaacaaaataacaaaattattaAACTGCAGGGCCTATGACAGTTTATACTTTAATTTGTAAGAATATACAATAGAAAATCCTAGGAAAACCTAATTAATGTTCTAGGTAAGATGTGTACATTaatgatttgttattttgttgaaAACTGCCCTGTACATCTGAAGGCTTGCCACACTTCTTTTGGTAATAAACCAtctctttttctttactttatgtaccataatatataatttaactcagttttatttaaatcgGGCTTTTAACGACGGTCATTGTCGCAGAGCCACttgtcagaataaaaaaaataaggtaaatGAGTTTGAAAAGTCTGAGAGAACATgtgtaaatcaaaatgatcagattgtccctgatgagcaagccaaggccGACGGTGGCAAATAAAAACTGCCAGAGATggaaagaggaagaaaccttgagttTCTGAAGAgaaccatcctcatttgggtgatattggatagcagggattgatttgcaATCATACTATGTGTTAGGAAGCTGgaagtgcatggagtttgcatgttttccctaaGCTTGAGGGTTCCCCTGGGTATtgtggtttccttccacagtcctcAACACATGCAGATTTAATGTTGCAGTGTGTAGCCCACATTGTGGCCTGATTCCCATTTACAGGATAAGTATAAAagtatagaggatgagtgagtgcGAGTTACTACAAGTGTATTTTAAATCTTACCACGAGACACAATATGTCCTTAAGCACACAGTCATTGTGGTTTTGCTATTTCTCACAACTTGACAACAGAAGCGTGGAGAGAAAGTCGACTTTGTTGCTAGGAGGATCATTtgagtgtcaaaaaaaaaaaagttgaaaataaaacagataaaataatgCATCAGTGCTGGCCTAAATAGGGCCTATTACAATATTTGTTTAGATGCAGTAATGAAGCTTTTGCAAAGTACACTGTGTTATTAAATCagcccccctctctctctccctctctctctctctctctctctcagtgtgacGCGTAGAGCCCGCTGTTGCCCGCGGTTTTGCTTGGAGGCTCTGCACGCCCACACagcatcacacactcacacacactcactcacacacacacgcagcgtCGCGCGCTGCACTGAAACGGCTGAAAGTACAGTAAGAGCAGCtccgagcgagcgagcgagcgcaCAGACGCGCAAACCCTCTGTGGACTTTAGCAGCGCACGTCTAAGACAATCGAAAGAAAGCAAGTCCGAGAACAATGGTGAAAAGCACTCCGCATGGGTACAGTTTCCTACTTGAGTTGTTGTTCTTCTGCAGCTGGTAGCCCCTGGCACTGAGAGAACGGGAGCAGGATGAGATGGACGGTCTGGCTGTGGGAGTACCTGTTGGTGGAGGTCACAGCGCTCGTGTGCAGGGCGGATGGTGAAGCGGAGCGGCGGCCCGAGGGCTTCGTCGTGTTGTCGGGCTCGAACGGCTCCGAAGAGAACGGCGTGTCCGAGAAGCCGCACACGCAGGACGAGTGTCGCGGCTACTACGACGTGATGGGTCAGTGGGACCCGGCGTTCGTCTGCCGCACGGGCACCTACCTGTACTGCTGCGGCACCTGTGGCTTCCGCTTCTGCTGCGCCTACAAGAACTCGCGTCTGGATCAGAGCTTGTGCACCAACTACAACACGCCAGTGTGGCTGAAAGGACAAACGCCGCACAGGACGGACCCGAGGCACGATCCGACCAAGGACAAGACCAACTTAATCGTATACGTCGTTTGTGGAGTAGTGGCCATCATGGCGCTGGTCGGAATTTTTACCAAACTTGGATTGGAAAAGGCGCAGAGACCtcacagggaaaacatgaccCGGTAGGTTCAAAGTACTGAATTGGGAGGGTTTTTGTTGTGCTAGTGCATTCTCACTTTATATCAGATTTGCGTAAAAATGCGTGATTTCAACACAGTGCACCGTCTCACCAACTACAAGACAGTGGAGTTTGACAAACTGGCTTCTTCGCGCTAACTGCGTCTGATTGATGATATAATACTTCATGATAATAATCACATTTAGGACTTAAAGCATCTGCTCATACACCGAcacgctgaaaaaaaaaaccctagacCATATCATAACTGGAAGAGGGCCAGGTTTAAATGAGACCTGGCAGGTCGATGAGGCGAGCTTGTTCGATGTGCGCTATGGGACACATACGCAGCTGCATTTCTCATTACGCGTCTGCACTTGGTTACGAGAAGCTCAGTattttccaaaaacaaacaagacagttaaaaaaaaaaaaaaaccttcctggTTAAATCAATTCCAGGTAGTCTTATCCTATTGCATACTATGCACTAATATGGCTTGGTGCTGTTTTTAGTCATGCtgaactggggaaaaaaacatggcaATGAGCTGCTACGTATATTTTGAATTGTTTTTGGTTGATTATTTGTGGTTAATATAGTTTTATCAGTTTGACATTCTTTGACAATGTTAAAGTTTTTGGTAAACTGTTTAAATCCACCCAATTTCGTCGACATGAATATTGCATCCCTCGTCAGGGTCGCTTAAAGTCAGCACCTTGGACAGCAGCACCACTGTAGCATTGGGGCGTCTCCTAACTCAGGGATCATCCTTTAGAGAATCTGTTATAAATTCATACATTACCAGACACCTTCAGTGACCAGTTTcctaaaaaatgatttatttcaaAAACTCTAGTATATAGATGAaactttaaaacatatttttaaagataAGAAAGTAAACATAACCTTGGTAATGTGTTTTcaattcatcatttttttttttttttcaaaaaattgcCCTTTAAGAGCTGGATCATACTCTTTTTGACATATCAGCAGGAAGGTAAATCTCTAGCAGAAGAGTTGTTGACCACTGTTTTAGGTTTACATATGTTATCTCAATTCCTCATGGGAAAAGTATAAACATGTTAATGTAAGCAAAGTCAACTTTTGAGGTATACTGTAACTAGTATTGTGCACTAATTGAGTAAAATGTTTGTACCCTCTGACAGGGCTGTAGCAAGTGTGATGCAAGGTGCCTGTCAAGCTGAACATGAAGAAGCCATCGGAAGGCATGCACAGAGCTATGACAACATGCAGGCGAGGGCAAACAATATGCGTAAGTCACATTTGGAGTTGCTTTTGCCTTACCATAATGTTTCATCAGCTGTGCAGAAGCATGAGGCAGTAACACATTGCTACACTTCAATAATGTTTATATGTCTAGGTTGAGATGGGTTTACACAATAAAAGATAGAACGAAAAAGTGAGGTCCATCAATGTGGCCTTACGTAATGCCACCATGACAATACAGCTCAAATTGTGGTTGAATATGTAGAATATATctgaatatacatttttttctatttgttctCACTTTTCTGACCTTCAATCTGTAAAATTGCATTTAGAGGATTTGAATTATTAAGcataaatgcatattttatgGTTTGTTCGTTTGGGCTGCAGGTGTGGTTTTGTGTCTTGTGACTGAAGCAAGTAGCTCAAAGTGAGTGTCTTATTGTGAAGTGTTTAATCACATCTTTAATTTAACCTCCTTCCAAGAATGATTACATCATCCCCAGCTTTGTTTAAAGGGAACCATTTTGGTTTACGTTAAGAATATAAGACTGTAGTCTTCACTTAAATAATGTGAATCAGTGTTTATTGCAGATTTCAATTAATTCCAACTTTTATAAAGTAATAgctgtaatattttatatattcctatttttttaaacagaattatatatattttttatttacagttaattGACTAAACTTATCAAACCAAGTACTTTATCTAGGAAATGGAGAAGTATCATGAGATGCATGCAGTGTAATTGTACTTAGTTCTTTTTACACAAGAATTCTAGAGGCAGCATAGTGTCATCTGGGTTACCATGGTGGCCTCGCACCTCACGAGTTGAGGGTTTGATTGCAGGCTAGtttctgtgcatggagtttgcatgttttccttgtgcttggttggtttcctccggaCACCCTGGTGGTCAgttgaagacatgcagattatgttaATTTGCACTCCCAAATTGcaaatagtgtgtgtatgtgtgccctgtgatggattagcatCCCTGTCCAAGGTggaccctgccttgtgccctaagtcttctgggataggctttagggCCCCTGAGAAtgtgtatacaggatgaagcgatatagcagatgaataaaaaatgaaaaaaaaaaaagattctaaaGGTTTTCATTCACAATTATATTTTCATATGATGCAATAAAGCTTTGTGCATGTATGTAGTACACCATTAGTTGTACGTAGTACAACATCAAGGCTATTAAAATTCTCATTAAGACTCTTGATTACCTAGCTCAGTGTATAGCATAATTAATTGTCTGTATCACATCAACTACAAACAAGCCCCCAGGTATTTGTGTAATGCCTGTATATTTGAGGCAAGGAAAAGCACAGTCTACTCAAACATCAGTCACTATCATCTAAGCTAAGCTTATTAATGTGGAGTGACTCATGTTGAGCTGTATTATTCTCACTGACCTGTTTCTCATAGCCTCTGTACATAATTACAATGAGTTAAACTGATATCCATGAAACATGCTGTTAGAATGGAAAAACAGTGAGCTAGTTATTTGATTTGAATGTTAAGGTGTATGTTACACACATCCATTCATGCTTTTGCCCTTCTACCGTTCTCCATTCTGTTATTTTCTGTATTGTCCTACTTTCCTAGATAATgccacatggaaaaaaaatgctccAGCAGTAATGCTGAACAGAGACGCTgaacaaactaaatattttctgACATTTTCGACAAAAAAAGAAGGATGTTAATCCAAAATGTGAAATCATAGTGTTTAATGGAACAAAGGACATGGGGGAAAACGAAGGTAGTTTGACATCAAGGCAGTCAATAGAAAGTCAGCTCTGAATTCCGAGAGTGACTGCACACATCACAGATCCAATTTTTATTTCCAGAAAGACTGTTTGAAAAACCctgaacatataaaaaaaaatgtgtgcctCTAGCGGTCCTCCTCAGTCCTAATCATTTCAGATTTATTAACAATAGAACTTACCATACACACTGATTGGTCTCATCACTGTTAGATTTAGAAAGAGCAGCAGTTCTTTTTGCTTATTCCATAAGATCAGAATGTCCAAAGACAAACCGGGATCCTTTTCATGAAGAGCCATGAAGCCATAAAATCCTCATACCATCAAAGAAATCAGAACAATTAGAGTAAGCTTCCAAAAGAAATTAGAGAAAGTTTCTAATGCTGTCCTAGGGAGTTGTTATTTCTTCCCAATCTTTTTTGTTCATGTATatctgcccacacacacacacacacacacacacacacacacacacacacactgtttctgGGGTTTATTTCAGTAGCTTGGCTAAAATGAATTTCCTTAATGTGGTTTCTAAATGGGCCTATTATTTCTCATTTATTAGCGCCTTGTGCTAGCAGACGTCTAAAATCAATCATTGTCTATAATCATCTGCGATACAGGAGCGAGATAGATGCTCCTAAGAGGGAATCCACGGCAAAATCTCCAGTGTTAAACTCAAACTTTAGTGCCTTTGTATTGAGCTGGACTCACatgagtatgtactgtactgtatggatTGATTTAACAATGCGAGTGTTACTTTCGGACTGagaatttagtttttgcatctgtaTATTCAATTTGCAATTTAGTTTCAGTGTCTATTCACGAAAAAGTGGCTATTGTGCTTTGTAAGGATTATCTCTCGCACGCATTCGGGTGTTTTTGTGGTGCTATTACAACAAGTGTGGAGTGTGTCTGTCCATTGTTGTTtgcaggtttttattatttgtaagagGGACATTGAAAAGATACAGTGGATAAATGTCAGAGACAAATTATCTTCCACCAATCAGCCATTAGAtcacaatgcaaaacattacacCCAGGATTCTTTAAGTTCCAACTGGGCATCTCTGGCCCCTTGCTTTGGTGTCTGTCACTGAGACATTGGCAGCTGACTGCGTGCTGTGGGTTGTGTggtgtggcctctgtggatCAAACTGGGGAGGCTGGGGTGGTGGCCTTGGGCCCTTACACTGCCGAGTCCTGTCCATCATTAGGGCACtcccacatcaaggctactaccaGTTAGGGGGGGCCGAAGACTATTGCGTGCttcctctgaaccacgtgacgctAGCCGACCAAATCTACTCGCTCACTCAAAAACACACATTGGCTCGCTCACACCCTGAAGACAACGCAATTCACTCCGCCTGCTTGTCTGAGCTAATAGTCGTCCGTGATTGGGTTAGAGCCGTAATTGATGTAAGAGCGTCATCTTTCCATACATTGTGCCTTTCTATAGTGGCCAACTGGTTTTTCTATGGGATCGGATCAGATAAACTGGCTTTTGGTCCCCATGAGTGAGTCGCGGGTGCCTATAATCCTGTCACCAATTTACTGCTAcacaattataaataatgttattCAATGTACCTggttgtggtgttaatg
The DNA window shown above is from Clarias gariepinus isolate MV-2021 ecotype Netherlands chromosome 14, CGAR_prim_01v2, whole genome shotgun sequence and carries:
- the shisa9a gene encoding protein shisa-9A, producing MRWTVWLWEYLLVEVTALVCRADGEAERRPEGFVVLSGSNGSEENGVSEKPHTQDECRGYYDVMGQWDPAFVCRTGTYLYCCGTCGFRFCCAYKNSRLDQSLCTNYNTPVWLKGQTPHRTDPRHDPTKDKTNLIVYVVCGVVAIMALVGIFTKLGLEKAQRPHRENMTRAVASVMQGACQAEHEEAIGRHAQSYDNMQARANNMQGAQMQTMSQAHPYPVLSQLAHVYEQQQQQQQQQQQQPVKELNKYASLKAVASKVNGGYYNKQHCHMTELGAKGSLPLHTMRMEHVEPTATYVTEIPIPKQNEQKPKPAKPHVPHHHMAYSSNTIANPGMLKAWEGTETVGRRKTYGPRKPCMVGQMNELHTARSHHYLPTQPYFITNSKTEVTV